The genomic DNA CGGGCGGCACGCGGCGGCACCCCCTAGGCATCGAGCGCCTGGCGCACGCGCCGCAGCATCTCGGTCGGCAACAGCGGCTTGGGCAGCACGGGGACCTGGAGTCCCCCGCCCGCCTCGTCGCCCAGGACGCCCGCGGCGTGCCCGCTCATGAAGAGCGCCCGGACGCCGGGGCACCGCGCGCGGATCGCCTCCAGCGCCTCCTTCCCGCTCATGCGCGGCATGACGACGTCGAAAAGGCACAGCGCGACCGCGTCCGCGTTCGCGGCGAAGACCTGCACCGCCTCCGCGCCGTCGCATGCGGCGAGCACGCGGTAGCCGGCGCCCTGGAGCACGTTCTGCGCCAACTCGCGCACGTTCTCGTTGTCCTCGGCCAGCAGCACGGTCTCGGTGCCGCCGCGGACCGGCTCAGGGGCGCGCGGCACCGCGGACTCCTCCACCTCCGCGGAGGTCAGCGGCAAGTAGAGCCGGAAGGTGCTGCCCTTGCCGACCTCGCTGTAGACGCCGATCTGCCCGTGGTGCTGCCGGATGATGCCGTGCACGATCGAGAGGCCAAGGCCCGTCCCCTTGCCCGTCTCCTTGGTCGTGAAGAAGGGCTCGAAGATGTGCTGGCGGGTGCGCTCGTCCATGCCGCCACCGGTGTCGGCGACCTCGATCAGCGCGTAGTGGCCCGGCGCGTCCAGGCCATGCACCGCCGCGGCCTCCCGGTCGCAGGCCATGGCCCGCGTGGCGATGACCAGGCGACCCCCGCCGGGCATCGCGTCGCGGGCGTTCGTGCACAGGTTCATCAGCACCTGCTCGAGCTGGCCCTTGTCGGCGACGGCCACCAGCCGGCCGCCCGAGAGGTTGAGGCTGACCTGGATGTCCTCGCCGAGCAGCCGCGCGATGATCTTGCCCATCCCGAGGATGACGCCGTTGACGTCCACCGGCGCCATCTGCATCACCTGCTTGCGGCTGAAGGCCAGGATCTGCCACGTCAGCTCCCCGGCCTTCTCCGCGGCCGCGAGCACCTGGTCGCAGTAGTGCTCCTGGCGGGTGCCGCGGCCCGCCAGCTCCCGGCCGAGGCTGGCGTAGCCGACGATCGCCATGAGCATGTTGTTGAAGTCGTGGGCGATCCCCCCCGCGAAGCGGCCGATGGCCTCCATCTTCTGGGCCTGGAGCAGCTGCTGCTGGAGGACCGTCCGCTCGCTGATGTCCACGAAGGCGACCACCGCCCCCATGACCCTCCCGTCCTGGACGACGGGGTGCGACCAGTACTCGACCGGGAAGCTCGTCCCGTCCGCGCGCCAGAAGACCTCGTCGGCAACGTGGACGCCGCGGGCCTCCCGGTACGCGAGGTAGATGCGGCAGTCGGCCTCCGGATAGGGGCTCCCGTCGGCGCGCGTGTGGTGGACGAGATCGTGCATGTTGCGGCCCAGCAGGTCCTCCTCGCGGACGAGGCCGAGCTGGCGCAGGCAGGAGGGGTTGCAGAACGTGCAGACCCCGGCCGTGTTCACGCCGTAGATCCCCTCGGCCGTCGACTGCAGCAGCAGGCGGATGTGCTCCTCCTTCTCCTGCAGCGACGCCTCCGCCCGGCGGCGGCGGTCCAGCTCGCGCGAGAGGTCCCGGCTGCGCTCGCGCACGCGCTCGAGGGCCCCGTTCACCGCCGCGCCGATGCGGTCGAACTCGGCCGTGCCCGTGGCCGGGACCTCGCGGTCCTCGTCGAGCGCCGCGACCATCGCCCCCAGCGGCTGGCGCAGCTGGACCCAGAGCAGCCCGAGGAGCGCCACCGCCAGGACAACCGCCCCGGCTCCGAAGAACAGCGGCAGGAAGGCGATCTCCCGCCGCAGCACCGCCGTGGCGTCGTGGCGCCCGACGGTGGTCACGACCCAGCCCCAGAGCGGGAACTCCAGCGTGCTGCAGTGCAGCTCCACGCCATTGACTCGCTCGGTGCAGTAGCCCGGCTCGCGCTGCGCTGCGACGGCGCGCGTCGCCGCGGGATCGAGCGTCGTCAGGACCAGCGAGCCGTCGGTCCCGGAGATCACGCCGCCGAGCCCGCCGCGCGACCAGATCTCGCCGATCTCCCCAGCGACCGTGCGCTGTTTGGCCTCGGTCACGACCGGGTTGCCCTCGAGCCGCGCGGTCGTCAGGTCGTGGGCCGCAACCTCCAGGGCGAATCCGACGTTGCCGCTGACCGTGAGCACCGTGAACTCGTGGTAGTCCTCGCGCACGCTCCGGGCGATGAAGACGAGCGCGACCACCATCATGGCCGAGAGCCCGCCGACCAGGAGCAGGGCGGGCAGCAGGAGCCGGGTGAGCAGGCCGGCCTTAACGGCTCTCATGCATCACGGCTTCGTACATGTCGCGCAGCCGCAGGACCGCGGGGAGGAATTCCGGCGCCGGCGCGGCGAAGCCGTTGGCGATCTCGTCGTCCCAGCCGCGCATCGTCTCGGCGTCTGCGGCGCGCTCCTTCGGGCGCAGCGGCAGCAGCGCGCCCGCGAGGCGCTCCCGGACGGCCGGCGACAGGGAGGGGAGCGCGACGAACGCGAAGTTCGGCAACTCCGCCGAGGCCTCGAGCAGGCGCACGGGCTCCTTCTCGAACTTGCGATAGAGGTTCTCCTTGACGCCCGCGCCCGCGATCTTGCGCTCGAGCAGCGTCGTCATCAGCTTGTCCTGGCTCTCGGCGTAGACCTCCTCGAAGGAGCCGGGGCCGAGGCCGGCGTCGCGCAGCATGCTCAGCGGAACGATGTGCGCCGCCGTGGAGCCGCGGAAGAAGCCGACCTTCCTGCCGCGCAGCCCCTCGGTCGACGTCACCGCGGGGTCGCTGGTCAGCAGCATCGCGCGGTAGACGGGCCGCAGGTCCTTCCCGAGCGCGACGACGAAGGGGACCGCGCCGCAGCGCGCGTTCACGCGACCCGCCGGCACCGGGCCGAGAAACGCGACGTCAACCTCCCCGGCGCAGACGGCCGCGATCATCTCGTCGTGGCTGGTGACCAGCTTCAGCGTCCACGGCTCGCCTGTCGCACGGCCGAGGTACTCGACGAACGGCGTGTAGAGCTGCCACATCCGCTCGGGAGCGTAGAAGGGAATGATCGCGAGGGTGTGCACGGGAGCCGTGCCGCTCTCGACGGCACGCAGCGGCGCGGGGGCCAGGACACCGAGCGAAAGGGCGACCAGGACGAGCATCCGCGGCACGTACATCGCATCCCCCCTCGTCCCGCGCGCTCACGGAGGCCAGCGCATCCCGCGGCCCGGAGCCGCGTTACGGGCAGCAGTTTCCTCCCGTCGCAGCGCGCCGTCAAGATGCCCGGCGTGCCGCGGGACGACCATCAGAGCCCGAGGTATGCGCGCCGGACGTCGGGGTCCGCGAGCAGCTCGGCGCCGCTGCCCCGCAGGCCGATGCTTCCGTTCTCGAGGACATACCCGCGGTGGGCCACCTGGAGCGCAAGGTGCGCGTTCTGCTCGACGAGGAGGATCGTCGTCCCCCGCTCGCGGTTCATCCGCCCGATCGTCTCGAAGATCTGCCGCACCACGAGGGGGGCCAGCCCCAGGGAGGGCTCGTCGAGGAGCAGCAGCCGCGGCGCGGCCATGAGCGCCCGGCCGATGGCGAGCATCTGCTGCTCGCCGCCGCTGAGGGTGCCGCCGGGCTGCGCGCGGCGCTCCGCCAGCACCGGGAAGAGCGCCCAGACCGCCTCGCGGTCGCGGCGCACCCCGGCCGGATCGCGGCGGAGGAAGGCGCCCATCTCCAGGTTCTCGGCGACCGACAGCCGCGGGAAGATGCGGCGCCCCTCCGGAACCTGGA from bacterium includes the following:
- a CDS encoding PhnD/SsuA/transferrin family substrate-binding protein, yielding MYVPRMLVLVALSLGVLAPAPLRAVESGTAPVHTLAIIPFYAPERMWQLYTPFVEYLGRATGEPWTLKLVTSHDEMIAAVCAGEVDVAFLGPVPAGRVNARCGAVPFVVALGKDLRPVYRAMLLTSDPAVTSTEGLRGRKVGFFRGSTAAHIVPLSMLRDAGLGPGSFEEVYAESQDKLMTTLLERKIAGAGVKENLYRKFEKEPVRLLEASAELPNFAFVALPSLSPAVRERLAGALLPLRPKERAADAETMRGWDDEIANGFAAPAPEFLPAVLRLRDMYEAVMHESR
- a CDS encoding ABC transporter ATP-binding protein; protein product: MLELRGVAAGYGAIQALAGVELSVGAGEIVTLIGANGAGKTTTLMAISGVVRARAGEILLEGRPIHGLAPAEIVRLGVVQVPEGRRIFPRLSVAENLEMGAFLRRDPAGVRRDREAVWALFPVLAERRAQPGGTLSGGEQQMLAIGRALMAAPRLLLLDEPSLGLAPLVVRQIFETIGRMNRERGTTILLVEQNAHLALQVAHRGYVLENGSIGLRGSGAELLADPDVRRAYLGL
- a CDS encoding ATP-binding protein is translated as MRAVKAGLLTRLLLPALLLVGGLSAMMVVALVFIARSVREDYHEFTVLTVSGNVGFALEVAAHDLTTARLEGNPVVTEAKQRTVAGEIGEIWSRGGLGGVISGTDGSLVLTTLDPAATRAVAAQREPGYCTERVNGVELHCSTLEFPLWGWVVTTVGRHDATAVLRREIAFLPLFFGAGAVVLAVALLGLLWVQLRQPLGAMVAALDEDREVPATGTAEFDRIGAAVNGALERVRERSRDLSRELDRRRRAEASLQEKEEHIRLLLQSTAEGIYGVNTAGVCTFCNPSCLRQLGLVREEDLLGRNMHDLVHHTRADGSPYPEADCRIYLAYREARGVHVADEVFWRADGTSFPVEYWSHPVVQDGRVMGAVVAFVDISERTVLQQQLLQAQKMEAIGRFAGGIAHDFNNMLMAIVGYASLGRELAGRGTRQEHYCDQVLAAAEKAGELTWQILAFSRKQVMQMAPVDVNGVILGMGKIIARLLGEDIQVSLNLSGGRLVAVADKGQLEQVLMNLCTNARDAMPGGGRLVIATRAMACDREAAAVHGLDAPGHYALIEVADTGGGMDERTRQHIFEPFFTTKETGKGTGLGLSIVHGIIRQHHGQIGVYSEVGKGSTFRLYLPLTSAEVEESAVPRAPEPVRGGTETVLLAEDNENVRELAQNVLQGAGYRVLAACDGAEAVQVFAANADAVALCLFDVVMPRMSGKEALEAIRARCPGVRALFMSGHAAGVLGDEAGGGLQVPVLPKPLLPTEMLRRVRQALDA